Proteins from one Leptospira bourretii genomic window:
- a CDS encoding D-alanine--D-alanine ligase family protein: MKGTVILACDVYDPNEPELSQEWESEETIQKMETTIKDLGYDVAVLSNPTEITSVLCNIPIEERKHWIVWNLIEGYQSPNREAYIPALCEYLAVPHTGSSAAVQTFTLDKYKTKLFLKSFGIPTANFWLVEDKNQTPPGNFPLFLKPNGEGSSLGINEKNQIQNTNDWMEVLPALVGKYSPVLVESYLSGRELTIAVLGNKGSYSATAPAFVEYPGSVYSDLVKSKESFVESLDFSVPKELTTSLQTYAVQIANLIGSSGYIRIDFKLEKDLPYFLEVNATPGFSSVYSTLPLLWESSERTYPELLNYVLDLGFQEYKHHHRYKYAKDKNL; encoded by the coding sequence ATGAAAGGAACTGTGATTCTTGCATGTGATGTGTATGATCCAAATGAACCCGAACTTTCTCAGGAATGGGAATCAGAAGAGACCATCCAAAAAATGGAAACTACCATTAAGGATTTGGGTTATGATGTTGCTGTTTTATCAAACCCAACAGAGATAACATCAGTTCTTTGTAACATCCCCATAGAAGAAAGAAAACATTGGATAGTTTGGAATTTAATTGAAGGATACCAGTCTCCAAACAGAGAAGCCTACATACCGGCGTTATGCGAATATTTGGCCGTGCCTCATACGGGAAGTTCTGCGGCAGTCCAAACATTCACTTTAGATAAATACAAAACCAAACTTTTTTTAAAATCCTTTGGAATCCCCACAGCAAATTTTTGGCTTGTGGAAGATAAAAACCAAACACCACCGGGGAACTTTCCTTTGTTCCTCAAACCAAATGGCGAGGGTTCGAGTCTTGGCATAAACGAAAAAAATCAGATTCAGAATACTAATGATTGGATGGAAGTTTTACCTGCGTTAGTTGGAAAATACAGTCCAGTCCTTGTTGAATCTTATCTTTCGGGAAGGGAACTGACAATCGCTGTACTCGGAAATAAAGGGAGTTATTCGGCCACAGCTCCTGCCTTTGTGGAGTATCCCGGATCTGTATACAGTGATCTTGTCAAATCTAAAGAAAGTTTTGTGGAATCTTTGGATTTTTCTGTGCCAAAAGAACTAACTACTTCTTTGCAAACTTATGCAGTACAAATTGCCAATCTTATAGGAAGTTCTGGTTACATTCGTATCGACTTTAAATTGGAAAAAGACCTACCGTATTTTTTGGAAGTGAATGCCACTCCCGGTTTTTCTTCTGTTTATTCCACATTACCATTGTTATGGGAAAGTAGTGAAAGAACTTACCCTGAACTTTTAAATTATGTTTTGGATTTAGGGTTTCAGGAATATAAACATCATCATCGTTACAAGTATGCAAAGGATAAAAACTTATGA
- a CDS encoding KamA family radical SAM protein, whose translation MLVQSSLSEVLKAREELYSRTNWTDHTSQLQNRVKGEDLSRYFVLTESELIGIRETIRLHVSTTPYYLSLSSPDDPNCPIRKMIVPRSEEAVLSSEESADPLDEERLSPVRGLTHMYPNRVLLFSNHSCSVYCRHCMRGRKVSSNEERMEKGDLEKAFEYIRNHSEIEDVVISGGDPLNLADSRLDWILSELNSIPHVKICRLGTRNPVTLPFRITETLCKIIETYNNDKLSIFCNTQFNHPKECTKESKEAILRLLKAGVSVGNQSVLLKGINDEEETMLTLHKKLLEMRVRAYYLYDPELIPGSRGFRTPLARGIEIVEYMRGKIGGMGIPQFVNDLPGGGGKITIAPNWYLGYNPKTRQHVFRSAVTKKIHLSFEPVDSNKESYYPVLSDVDLENLGL comes from the coding sequence ATGCTCGTGCAAAGCAGTTTATCAGAAGTTCTTAAGGCGCGCGAAGAGTTGTATTCCCGAACAAATTGGACGGATCACACCTCGCAGTTGCAAAATCGAGTGAAAGGGGAAGACTTATCTCGGTATTTTGTTCTAACAGAATCGGAACTCATAGGAATTAGAGAAACCATTCGTTTGCATGTTTCTACCACTCCGTATTACCTTTCCTTGTCAAGCCCCGATGACCCCAATTGTCCCATTCGAAAAATGATTGTTCCTCGTTCCGAAGAGGCAGTCCTTTCTTCTGAAGAAAGTGCCGATCCTTTAGATGAAGAACGACTAAGCCCTGTTCGTGGGCTGACCCATATGTATCCCAATCGAGTTCTTTTATTTTCCAACCATTCTTGTAGTGTGTATTGCCGCCATTGTATGCGGGGACGAAAGGTATCTTCCAATGAAGAAAGAATGGAAAAAGGGGATTTGGAAAAGGCATTTGAATACATTCGAAATCATTCAGAAATAGAAGATGTAGTCATTAGCGGTGGAGATCCATTAAACTTAGCAGATTCAAGACTTGATTGGATTCTTTCGGAATTAAACTCCATCCCTCATGTAAAAATTTGTAGATTAGGTACAAGAAACCCAGTCACTTTGCCATTTCGCATAACAGAGACTTTGTGTAAAATCATTGAAACTTATAATAACGACAAACTTTCCATATTTTGTAATACCCAGTTCAACCATCCCAAAGAATGTACAAAAGAATCGAAAGAAGCAATCCTCCGGTTATTAAAAGCTGGTGTTTCTGTCGGGAACCAGTCTGTACTTTTAAAGGGAATCAATGATGAGGAAGAGACCATGCTAACTCTTCATAAAAAACTTTTGGAGATGCGTGTTCGTGCTTATTACCTATATGATCCGGAACTGATTCCCGGTTCCAGAGGGTTTCGTACCCCGCTTGCCCGTGGGATTGAAATTGTAGAATACATGCGGGGAAAAATTGGAGGGATGGGGATCCCACAATTTGTAAATGACCTTCCTGGTGGAGGTGGTAAAATTACCATTGCACCTAACTGGTATTTGGGGTATAATCCCAAAACCCGCCAACATGTATTTCGATCGGCAGTCACAAAAAAAATCCATTTATCCTTTGAACCAGTAGATTCCAATAAGGAATCCTATTATCCTGTTTTGAGTGATGTGGATTTGGAGAACCTAGGCTTATGA
- a CDS encoding HAD family hydrolase, translating into MVAFDVDGTLFSSESIIFKTYVQAIEEFAQKTGKITSLPSHDQIMNEIGKPVRTIFKNLLPDLPEAERDIISGRVLDLLCDAIRSGGGDFYAGVGSTIHYLKEKGYTITCASNGRKAYIETVLDTAGVLQYFEPIVVINQDTIHTKGEILAEYVRKYNLEPSAIAMIGDRHSDWEAARENGCPFGFCTYGHGLPGEIPDFDWKFDDLPNLKEFF; encoded by the coding sequence ATGGTCGCCTTCGATGTCGATGGGACCTTATTTTCCTCAGAATCCATAATCTTTAAGACCTATGTGCAGGCAATCGAAGAGTTTGCACAAAAGACGGGAAAAATCACGTCCTTACCGAGTCATGACCAGATTATGAATGAGATTGGGAAACCCGTTCGTACCATCTTTAAAAACCTTTTGCCTGACCTTCCCGAAGCCGAACGTGATATTATTTCTGGAAGGGTTCTAGACCTTCTCTGCGACGCTATCAGAAGCGGTGGTGGTGATTTTTATGCAGGTGTCGGTTCTACCATCCATTATCTGAAAGAAAAAGGATACACCATCACTTGTGCCTCCAACGGAAGAAAAGCTTATATTGAAACCGTTTTAGATACAGCAGGCGTTTTACAATACTTCGAACCAATTGTTGTCATCAACCAAGACACCATCCATACCAAAGGAGAAATCCTTGCTGAGTATGTTCGCAAATACAATTTAGAACCAAGTGCCATTGCGATGATTGGAGATAGACATAGTGATTGGGAAGCAGCAAGAGAGAATGGATGTCCATTTGGCTTCTGCACCTATGGTCACGGCCTTCCTGGTGAAATTCCGGATTTCGATTGGAAATTCGATGATTTACCCAATTTGAAAGAATTTTTTTAA
- a CDS encoding GerMN domain-containing protein, translating to MAVHPQIQDDKWKSLRYLIGGIFLVLVLIEKSMGFDPKATGSFLPKQGFRNIGKSQDKGKFAEPSDPFAKENWEDDLNWEEEVLTQTFPDSDSKQKPRTKLVDETIPEITLPEDRFPGAGKRLQVDAGYLPVYFLKFYGTGKNSQSQLVKLTREFPGGDPIPYLFQELTKGPNPEEKGKGILSALSKRVRMEPNYRLENGILHLSISEDIGYGGSMEILKDRLDQISFTMIGNFGIKGVILYSNGERIRTLGSDGMTIPEVLARSQRKVIIF from the coding sequence GTGGCGGTACATCCCCAAATCCAAGATGATAAATGGAAATCTTTACGCTATTTGATTGGCGGGATTTTTCTTGTACTGGTCCTCATTGAAAAGTCGATGGGCTTTGACCCGAAAGCCACTGGAAGTTTTCTCCCCAAACAAGGATTCCGCAATATAGGCAAATCGCAAGATAAGGGAAAATTTGCGGAACCTTCCGATCCTTTTGCCAAAGAAAATTGGGAAGATGATTTGAATTGGGAAGAAGAAGTTTTGACCCAAACTTTCCCTGATTCTGATTCCAAACAAAAACCTCGCACAAAACTAGTGGATGAAACCATTCCGGAAATCACCCTTCCTGAAGACAGGTTTCCTGGCGCCGGCAAACGACTGCAAGTGGATGCCGGGTACTTACCTGTATATTTCTTAAAATTTTATGGAACCGGCAAAAATAGCCAATCCCAGCTAGTCAAACTCACCCGGGAATTTCCAGGGGGAGATCCCATTCCCTATTTATTCCAAGAACTTACAAAAGGACCAAATCCTGAAGAAAAAGGCAAAGGGATACTTTCGGCTCTATCCAAAAGAGTCCGAATGGAGCCCAATTACCGTTTGGAAAATGGAATTCTCCATCTTTCAATTTCGGAAGATATCGGTTATGGAGGGAGTATGGAAATTTTAAAAGACAGACTCGATCAAATTTCATTTACCATGATTGGAAATTTTGGAATCAAAGGAGTAATACTTTATTCCAATGGGGAAAGAATTCGGACTTTAGGCAGTGATGGAATGACAATTCCTGAAGTTCTTGCTAGATCCCAAAGGAAGGTAATCATTTTCTAA
- a CDS encoding GGDEF domain-containing protein, producing MFLRTYHPSFTATNISDIGSSLQIFSVMTAFTSIISLLFVDSLVRTKEASFWIAFFRISSLGICFFVYLFGKKRVKLYQRHIYGITSLVLIGLILLYIPMMVYDKPNHAYYLFGSAIVIASASILLWIEPFRILLLSTLYIAVFIPLHLNFSRIQGFDRFVFYQDVLIVSFLLAFGFVANLLINYWRFEEYRVKARLRITVGKLLRINQKIEDLSRVDSMTELFNRRHLLEQFDLYKKRSNREGFIIGLVILDLDRLKAINDKYGHKQGDLAIQAFAKTVKSRTRITDIAARIGGDEFCLLVSPIDREGLQVLAESIREKLERLQIPIHNQPGESLTLTVSIGATLFRPEDDPSFDELYHKIDTALYTSKNEGRNRITLIES from the coding sequence ATGTTTTTACGAACCTACCATCCTAGTTTCACCGCCACAAATATTTCCGACATAGGCTCTTCCCTTCAGATTTTTAGTGTGATGACGGCCTTTACTTCGATCATCTCTCTTTTGTTTGTTGATTCCCTTGTGCGAACCAAAGAAGCCAGTTTCTGGATTGCTTTTTTTAGAATCTCTTCTCTTGGCATTTGTTTTTTTGTTTATCTCTTTGGAAAAAAAAGAGTCAAACTCTACCAAAGACATATCTACGGAATCACAAGTCTTGTCCTCATTGGTCTGATTTTACTCTATATTCCAATGATGGTGTATGATAAACCAAACCATGCCTATTATCTGTTTGGTTCTGCCATTGTCATTGCCAGTGCTTCAATTCTTCTATGGATTGAACCTTTCCGGATTCTACTTCTTTCCACTCTTTACATTGCTGTATTCATTCCCTTACATTTAAACTTTTCACGCATCCAAGGATTTGATCGTTTTGTTTTTTACCAAGATGTTCTCATCGTTTCTTTTTTACTCGCCTTTGGATTTGTGGCAAACCTCCTCATCAACTATTGGCGGTTTGAAGAATACCGGGTCAAGGCAAGACTTAGGATCACAGTCGGGAAACTACTTCGGATCAATCAAAAAATCGAAGACCTTTCTCGTGTGGATTCGATGACAGAACTATTTAACAGGCGTCATCTGCTCGAACAGTTTGATCTCTATAAAAAAAGATCCAACAGAGAAGGGTTTATCATTGGTCTTGTGATTTTAGATTTGGACCGGTTAAAAGCAATCAATGACAAATACGGTCACAAACAAGGAGACCTTGCCATCCAAGCTTTTGCCAAAACGGTAAAGTCCCGAACAAGGATCACAGACATTGCGGCACGAATTGGAGGAGATGAATTTTGCCTTCTCGTTTCTCCCATTGATCGAGAAGGTTTGCAGGTTCTTGCCGAGTCCATTCGTGAGAAATTGGAACGGTTACAAATCCCCATTCACAACCAACCAGGAGAGTCCCTTACCCTAACAGTATCCATTGGGGCCACACTCTTTCGTCCAGAAGACGATCCGAGTTTTGATGAACTCTATCACAAAATTGATACAGCCCTCTATACCTCAAAAAATGAGGGAAGAAACAGAATCACTCTTATCGAATCTTAA
- the mqnC gene encoding cyclic dehypoxanthinyl futalosine synthase, with protein MNLDSFSFSPNDPADAVLLNAVQGKRISPAEALLLYKSGDFLKIQMAARFLREKIRPHTEASYTMFRVVNYTNYCNVECSFCSFMDEIGNGKGYVLSKEEILQKMDYAVEEGADQMFLQGGVYPNLPFDYYLDVIRTVKAKYPKMHIRAFSPVEVINLETITGKPLREVLLILKEAGLDSVPGAGAEILTERMRQIISPKKATVSEWVRAMETCHEVGLLGSANVVFGSEETEEEVIEHLSVVRDLQDRTGGFLSFIPWTFQPQTKRFKVRPVPTHEYLKVLGICRIFLDNIKHIETSVMVLGKGVGQLALYSGADDISSVVIEENVLRSFGLKTEKEARRFLKEGGFQPIRRNLLYTEEYDCNRAGVE; from the coding sequence ATGAACTTAGACTCGTTTTCATTTAGCCCAAATGACCCCGCAGATGCTGTCCTTTTGAACGCTGTCCAAGGCAAACGGATCTCTCCTGCAGAAGCACTCCTCCTTTACAAAAGTGGGGACTTTCTGAAAATCCAAATGGCAGCAAGGTTCCTTCGGGAAAAAATTCGTCCTCATACAGAAGCCAGTTACACTATGTTCCGAGTGGTGAATTATACCAATTATTGCAATGTGGAATGCAGTTTTTGTTCCTTTATGGATGAAATTGGGAATGGAAAAGGTTATGTTCTCTCCAAAGAAGAGATTTTACAAAAAATGGATTATGCCGTGGAAGAAGGAGCAGACCAAATGTTTCTCCAAGGTGGTGTGTATCCAAATCTTCCTTTTGATTATTATTTAGATGTCATTCGGACGGTAAAAGCAAAATACCCCAAGATGCATATCCGTGCCTTTTCTCCTGTGGAAGTGATCAATTTAGAAACCATCACAGGAAAACCTCTCAGGGAAGTTTTACTCATTTTAAAAGAAGCGGGTCTTGATTCGGTTCCTGGAGCTGGGGCAGAAATTCTCACAGAAAGGATGCGCCAAATCATTTCCCCAAAAAAAGCCACTGTATCGGAATGGGTTCGTGCAATGGAAACCTGTCACGAAGTAGGACTCCTTGGATCAGCAAACGTCGTTTTTGGATCGGAAGAAACAGAAGAAGAGGTAATCGAACACCTAAGTGTGGTCCGAGACCTCCAAGACAGAACCGGTGGATTTTTATCTTTTATTCCTTGGACCTTCCAACCACAAACCAAAAGGTTTAAAGTCAGGCCAGTGCCCACGCATGAATATTTGAAAGTGCTTGGGATCTGCCGCATTTTTTTAGACAATATCAAACACATTGAAACTTCCGTGATGGTTCTTGGAAAAGGTGTGGGACAACTGGCACTTTATTCCGGGGCTGATGATATTTCCTCTGTTGTCATTGAGGAGAATGTACTTCGTTCTTTTGGATTAAAAACAGAAAAGGAAGCTCGTAGGTTTTTAAAAGAAGGAGGGTTCCAACCCATCCGACGAAACTTACTCTACACCGAAGAATACGACTGCAACCGAGCAGGGGTGGAGTAA
- a CDS encoding (Fe-S)-binding protein, translating into MDIGRILFHLLFTAFFVVANIVFVRAILYRLGLIFNGRPAFFNEDAKKNLNIGFRLKSFLINVVLQKKNFREPVRGIMHAFVFYGFLVYTIHTTSQMIAGVFGYVMDDPYKFALPEFLLGEAANHIYEQAVNYVSILVLTGLGFFAWRRWIKKAKGLDVHSPASAIVISMIATLMVTTLLGNGAKTVAATYFTHAGLIDGAIGSVWESIGVANSSADIVFQIMWWGHIITVFSFMLYVPTSKHAHLIFAPFNYFLATDTPKGQLSKLNLDDENAVWGSNRVEDFPWPNLLDGMSCIECGRCQVECPANRTGKVLNPKAIIVELKHQMLEKMPDVAAARAGKTPEEAAEAVAALETGVINSHEGLSEEALWGCTTCYACVEACPVGNNQVNAIIEMRRHLVLAESKMSPELQKAFTNMENNSNPWGVGAHTRADWAEGLGVKVLSEAEDKNVDVLYWVGCAGAFDERNKKISRDFVKIMQKAEVNFGILGTEEGCSGDSARRGGNEYLYQTLAQTNVDTINGYGIKKIVTACPHCYNTIKNEYPQFGGNFEVIHHSEYINQLSKDGKIDVKVADDANTGKYTYHDSCYIGRYNNNYDNPRDVVKKVSGGKIEEAVDHHSKGLCCGAGGAQYWMEEHVDESNPESIRVNSKRTGQLLDTGATTIATACPFCITMITDGVKAAEKIDSVKVKDIAELVAENID; encoded by the coding sequence ATGGATATCGGAAGAATACTCTTTCACCTATTATTCACAGCATTTTTCGTCGTGGCAAACATTGTCTTTGTCCGCGCCATCCTTTACAGGCTCGGACTGATCTTCAATGGTCGTCCTGCTTTCTTCAATGAAGATGCAAAAAAGAACCTAAATATTGGATTTCGTCTTAAAAGTTTTTTAATAAACGTTGTCCTACAAAAGAAAAATTTCCGGGAACCAGTGCGCGGAATCATGCACGCATTTGTTTTTTACGGATTTCTCGTGTACACCATCCACACAACAAGCCAAATGATTGCTGGTGTGTTTGGATATGTCATGGACGATCCTTACAAATTTGCTCTTCCTGAATTTCTTTTGGGCGAAGCTGCCAATCATATCTATGAACAAGCAGTAAACTATGTTTCCATCCTTGTATTAACTGGTCTTGGATTTTTTGCTTGGAGACGTTGGATCAAAAAGGCAAAAGGATTGGATGTTCACTCTCCAGCTTCTGCGATTGTGATCAGTATGATCGCAACTCTTATGGTTACCACCTTACTTGGGAATGGTGCGAAAACTGTTGCGGCAACTTACTTCACTCATGCAGGTCTCATTGATGGAGCCATTGGATCCGTTTGGGAATCCATCGGTGTTGCAAACTCTTCTGCCGACATCGTTTTCCAAATTATGTGGTGGGGACATATCATTACTGTGTTCTCGTTTATGTTGTATGTTCCTACATCCAAACACGCTCACTTAATTTTTGCTCCGTTTAACTACTTCCTTGCGACAGACACTCCTAAAGGCCAACTTTCTAAACTTAATTTAGATGATGAAAATGCAGTTTGGGGATCCAACCGCGTAGAAGACTTTCCTTGGCCAAACCTACTCGATGGTATGTCTTGTATTGAATGCGGACGTTGCCAAGTAGAATGCCCAGCCAATAGAACTGGAAAAGTTTTAAATCCTAAGGCTATCATTGTAGAACTCAAACACCAAATGTTAGAGAAAATGCCAGATGTGGCAGCAGCGCGTGCGGGAAAAACTCCTGAAGAAGCTGCAGAAGCAGTTGCTGCACTTGAAACAGGTGTTATCAATTCCCACGAGGGCCTCAGTGAAGAAGCACTCTGGGGATGTACTACTTGTTATGCGTGCGTGGAAGCATGTCCTGTAGGAAACAACCAAGTAAATGCCATCATTGAAATGCGCCGTCACTTAGTTCTTGCGGAATCAAAAATGAGTCCTGAACTTCAAAAAGCCTTCACAAACATGGAAAACAATTCCAATCCATGGGGTGTGGGAGCACATACAAGAGCAGACTGGGCAGAAGGTCTTGGTGTGAAAGTTCTTTCAGAAGCAGAAGACAAAAACGTAGATGTACTCTATTGGGTAGGTTGTGCGGGTGCTTTTGATGAAAGAAACAAAAAGATCTCTCGTGACTTTGTTAAAATCATGCAAAAGGCTGAAGTAAACTTTGGAATCCTTGGAACCGAAGAAGGTTGTTCTGGAGATTCGGCTCGCCGCGGTGGTAATGAATACCTCTACCAAACTTTAGCACAAACCAACGTAGACACAATCAACGGTTACGGAATTAAAAAAATCGTTACGGCTTGTCCACATTGTTACAACACAATCAAAAACGAATATCCACAATTTGGTGGAAACTTCGAAGTCATCCACCACTCTGAATACATAAACCAACTATCCAAAGATGGTAAAATTGATGTGAAAGTGGCTGATGATGCTAATACCGGAAAATACACTTACCACGATTCTTGTTACATCGGTCGTTATAACAACAACTACGATAACCCTCGTGATGTTGTGAAAAAGGTATCCGGTGGAAAAATCGAAGAAGCAGTAGACCATCACTCCAAAGGACTTTGTTGTGGTGCGGGTGGTGCACAGTACTGGATGGAAGAACATGTAGATGAATCCAATCCTGAAAGTATCCGTGTGAATAGCAAACGTACAGGACAACTTCTTGATACGGGTGCCACTACAATCGCCACTGCTTGCCCATTCTGTATCACTATGATCACAGATGGTGTGAAAGCTGCGGAAAAAATTGATTCTGTAAAAGTGAAAGACATTGCAGAGTTAGTTGCTGAGAACATCGACTAA
- a CDS encoding FecR domain-containing protein codes for MKFQNFLATDLVVLWKRWRETSTFFISKPKPYFISHWFSVLFVLQAFIFISLTAESKPIHPPEGDGITIIVEKGQTLSIISKTYLDDPRKWKELLKSNQIDNPNLIIPGMKLWIPKSLGKKPLADLQRYTGKTEVLKVSQKSSDWAGATMGEGLYAKDEVRTFKDSEAQFLLLSGSRFEITENSHVIMEKGKSDTEPDELYLRKGRIRSIIQKKPSANQRMFLLKTDSAISEVRGTDFLTEVDPSGNTTLSCYEGLVAVSAQNVTVNVPSGFATFVEKGKPPLKPFSLPDPPKPKEE; via the coding sequence ATGAAATTTCAAAATTTCCTCGCAACTGATTTGGTTGTTCTTTGGAAAAGGTGGAGGGAAACTTCCACCTTTTTTATTTCTAAACCAAAACCGTATTTTATCTCACATTGGTTCTCTGTTTTATTTGTCCTTCAGGCTTTTATTTTTATTTCCCTAACTGCTGAATCCAAACCCATCCATCCGCCAGAAGGCGACGGAATCACCATCATCGTAGAAAAAGGACAAACTCTGAGTATCATTTCCAAAACCTATTTGGATGATCCAAGGAAATGGAAAGAACTACTCAAATCCAACCAAATTGATAATCCGAATCTGATCATTCCAGGAATGAAATTATGGATTCCAAAAAGTTTGGGTAAAAAACCACTCGCCGACCTCCAAAGGTATACGGGAAAAACGGAAGTTTTAAAAGTATCGCAAAAAAGCTCCGATTGGGCAGGAGCCACAATGGGAGAGGGACTCTATGCAAAAGATGAAGTGCGTACTTTCAAAGATTCGGAAGCCCAATTTCTTTTGTTATCAGGCTCTCGGTTTGAAATCACAGAAAACAGCCATGTGATTATGGAAAAGGGAAAATCAGATACAGAACCGGATGAACTATATCTTCGCAAAGGACGAATTCGTTCCATCATTCAGAAAAAACCATCTGCCAACCAAAGAATGTTTTTACTAAAAACAGATTCTGCCATATCGGAAGTTCGAGGAACAGACTTTCTTACAGAAGTAGATCCTTCTGGGAACACAACCTTAAGTTGTTATGAAGGACTTGTGGCAGTCTCCGCACAAAATGTAACCGTAAACGTTCCTTCTGGCTTTGCGACCTTTGTCGAAAAAGGCAAACCTCCGCTAAAACCTTTCAGTTTACCAGATCCTCCGAAACCAAAAGAAGAATGA
- a CDS encoding LBF_2017 N-terminal domain-containing protein gives MNPFHHFRLFLFWSPFLLVSLGFFFPVFSEPKTIKFTLEPERDDIIQYEFELWKEPNFDLEIPFRVVAGPGKIQLYIPNGYEYFRIRAVAKRQVRGFWTELYAVNSFGKPKEQSKIVARKPATTDVLVPITNKEGTNHYYLTENKIHVKPILSQPMKTTVRYRVNGGPWVITKQPELTFANDGNYKLEYQVTNELGISDSMQVWEFSVDKTPPKTEFHWQSPPFRKSSLSFVGPNSNLELLSTDTGSGLDSIRFRTICGKNPPSAWYLWDNQTSWTNVIHSCSEDLDLEISATDKLGNEEVPQKIKILQTKKGN, from the coding sequence ATGAATCCTTTCCATCATTTCAGATTATTCCTATTTTGGTCTCCATTTTTGTTGGTTAGTCTTGGATTCTTTTTTCCTGTCTTTTCCGAACCAAAAACCATTAAATTCACTCTTGAACCGGAAAGAGATGATATCATTCAGTATGAATTTGAATTATGGAAAGAACCTAACTTTGATTTGGAGATTCCTTTTCGAGTGGTAGCAGGTCCAGGAAAAATCCAACTGTATATCCCCAATGGATATGAATACTTTCGAATTCGGGCCGTGGCCAAACGCCAGGTACGTGGGTTTTGGACAGAACTATATGCAGTGAATTCCTTTGGAAAACCAAAAGAACAGAGTAAAATCGTGGCCCGCAAACCTGCCACAACAGATGTTTTGGTTCCAATAACGAATAAGGAAGGAACCAATCATTATTATTTAACAGAAAATAAAATCCACGTAAAACCCATCTTAAGCCAACCAATGAAAACTACCGTTCGTTATCGTGTGAACGGCGGACCTTGGGTGATAACCAAACAACCGGAGTTAACATTTGCAAATGATGGGAACTATAAACTAGAATACCAAGTCACTAATGAACTAGGAATTTCTGATTCTATGCAAGTTTGGGAATTTAGTGTGGACAAAACTCCCCCAAAAACAGAGTTTCATTGGCAATCTCCTCCTTTCAGAAAATCGTCTCTCTCTTTCGTAGGACCCAATTCCAATTTAGAACTGCTGTCAACCGATACAGGTTCAGGATTAGACTCTATCCGGTTTCGCACCATTTGTGGAAAGAATCCTCCCTCCGCATGGTATCTCTGGGATAATCAAACATCTTGGACAAACGTGATCCATTCCTGTTCGGAGGATTTAGATTTAGAAATTTCAGCCACAGACAAGTTGGGAAACGAAGAAGTCCCTCAAAAAATCAAAATTCTACAGACAAAAAAAGGAAACTAA